A stretch of Haloprofundus halophilus DNA encodes these proteins:
- a CDS encoding inorganic phosphate transporter, translating to MSTLLLAAGILVAVFVGFNIGGSNTGVAFGPAVGSGAVSKLAAGGLMTVFALLGGWTVGRRVVDTLGSDIVTGDPFTLSVSIAMLFFVGLALFASNVFGVPASTSMTAVGAIAGFGLASNRLNTGVVLEIVSWWFVAPIVGFWVSAVVGRYAYDEIAARIAVRQSEGPLLEFAPRPKLGPNTTMRELGGTALVVAIACYMAFSAGASNVANAVAPLVGNGSLTMNQGILLAAGSIGLGAFTIARRTLDTVGNDLTDLPLAAALVVATVSASLVTVLSGLGIPASFVVIATMSIVGLGWGRATRAEGTTLPGTPPTGVGTPGATGSTEVSAQSAAAATGFGTAGELTEEPPLAPTETAATAELYRPATTARIVLLQNLVPALATAAAYIVFRFVPFV from the coding sequence GTGTCGACCCTCCTCTTGGCCGCCGGGATTCTCGTCGCCGTCTTCGTCGGCTTCAACATCGGCGGCTCCAACACCGGCGTCGCGTTCGGACCCGCCGTCGGCAGCGGTGCGGTGTCGAAACTCGCCGCCGGTGGCCTGATGACGGTGTTCGCGCTGCTCGGCGGCTGGACCGTCGGCCGTCGCGTCGTCGATACGCTCGGCAGCGACATCGTCACCGGCGACCCGTTCACGCTGTCGGTGAGCATCGCCATGCTGTTCTTCGTCGGGCTCGCGCTGTTCGCCTCGAACGTCTTCGGCGTTCCCGCCTCCACGTCGATGACGGCCGTCGGCGCCATCGCCGGCTTCGGCCTCGCGTCCAACCGTCTGAACACGGGCGTCGTCCTCGAGATCGTCTCGTGGTGGTTCGTCGCACCCATCGTCGGCTTCTGGGTGAGCGCCGTCGTCGGCCGCTACGCCTACGACGAAATCGCCGCTCGAATCGCCGTCAGACAGTCCGAAGGGCCGCTGTTGGAGTTCGCCCCCCGACCGAAGTTAGGACCGAACACGACGATGCGCGAACTCGGCGGAACGGCGCTCGTCGTCGCCATCGCCTGCTACATGGCGTTCTCGGCGGGCGCGTCGAACGTCGCGAACGCCGTCGCCCCGCTGGTCGGCAACGGGTCGCTGACGATGAACCAGGGCATCCTGCTCGCGGCGGGGTCCATCGGACTCGGGGCGTTCACCATCGCGCGGCGGACGCTCGACACCGTCGGCAACGACCTCACCGACCTCCCGTTGGCGGCGGCGCTGGTCGTCGCCACGGTCAGCGCGAGTCTCGTCACCGTCCTCTCGGGGCTCGGAATCCCGGCGAGTTTCGTCGTCATCGCCACGATGAGCATCGTCGGACTCGGTTGGGGGCGAGCGACCCGCGCCGAAGGGACGACGCTCCCGGGTACGCCCCCCACCGGCGTCGGAACACCTGGGGCGACCGGGTCGACGGAGGTGTCCGCGCAGTCGGCGGCGGCCGCGACCGGGTTCGGAACGGCCGGCGAACTGACCGAGGAACCGCCGCTCGCGCCCACGGAGACGGCGGCGACGGCCGAACTGTACCGACCGGCGACGACAGCTCGAATCGTCTTGCTACAGAATCTCGTCCCGGCGCTCGCGACCGCCGCGGCCTACATCGTCTTCCGGTTCGTGCCCTTCGTGTAA
- a CDS encoding ACT domain-containing protein, giving the protein MFDEIMEKFEGSPSQQAVIRLLLERGFSVNDEGRVVSGSIEIPNTQIAREIGVDRRVIDSTTEAVLADDDLRPIFQNISAIPSLLSLAPVLDLAALTVEVGDADEPGIVSTITTLLADEGISIRQTISEDPEFTDEPKLYIVTDDPIPGDLLNEISALPFVRRISLA; this is encoded by the coding sequence ATGTTCGACGAAATCATGGAGAAGTTCGAGGGGAGTCCGAGCCAACAGGCGGTCATCCGTCTGCTCCTCGAACGCGGCTTTTCGGTCAACGACGAGGGACGCGTCGTCTCCGGCAGTATCGAGATTCCGAACACCCAGATCGCCCGCGAGATCGGCGTCGACCGCCGCGTCATCGACTCGACGACGGAGGCGGTTCTCGCCGACGACGACCTGCGGCCCATCTTCCAGAACATCAGCGCCATCCCGAGTCTGTTGAGCCTCGCGCCCGTGCTCGACTTGGCCGCGCTGACCGTCGAGGTCGGCGACGCCGACGAACCGGGTATCGTCTCGACGATCACGACGCTGTTGGCCGACGAGGGCATCAGCATCCGCCAGACGATAAGCGAAGACCCCGAGTTCACCGACGAGCCGAAACTGTACATCGTCACCGACGACCCCATCCCCGGCGACCTGCTCAACGAGATCTCGGCGCTCCCGTTCGTCCGCCGCATCAGTCTCGCCTGA
- a CDS encoding TAXI family TRAP transporter solute-binding subunit, whose translation MARYLNRRKFIAATGAAGLVGLAGCSDGGNGGNGGDNDTGGDDTGNDTDGEGTDSEGGNGGDTQLTWHAGGTGGTYYPLSNQFKSVVEANTDYTLQVQSTGASVENAGSLGNGDADFALLQNDVAYFAVNGEGIEAFEGNAIPNIRGVATLYPETIHVVTPGNSDIQSVQDLEGATINTGDLGSGTQVDARQILEAVGIQDYTEQNTDFSQAAEQIQNGDVDAAFVVGGWPVGAIEDLANNSNIRIVEISGDAREQVKEAGSYFADDEIPAGTYSGIDEPVQTVAVQAMIATNEEQSEEVVQSVTEAIFENTDEINIKQEFITVDTAQDGMSIDLHPGAQAYFDSAGTGGSGNETSGNETSGNETSGNESN comes from the coding sequence ATGGCTCGCTATCTCAATCGGCGGAAGTTCATCGCTGCGACCGGTGCGGCAGGCCTCGTCGGCCTCGCCGGCTGTTCCGACGGCGGAAACGGCGGAAACGGCGGCGACAACGACACCGGCGGCGACGACACCGGAAACGACACCGACGGCGAGGGGACGGACTCCGAGGGCGGAAACGGCGGCGACACCCAACTCACGTGGCACGCCGGCGGCACCGGCGGCACGTACTACCCGCTGTCGAATCAGTTCAAGAGCGTCGTCGAGGCGAACACCGATTACACCCTGCAGGTGCAGTCGACGGGTGCCAGCGTTGAGAACGCCGGCAGTCTCGGTAACGGCGACGCCGACTTCGCGCTCCTGCAGAACGACGTCGCGTACTTCGCGGTCAACGGCGAAGGTATCGAGGCGTTCGAGGGGAACGCCATCCCGAACATCCGCGGCGTGGCGACGCTCTACCCCGAGACCATCCACGTGGTGACGCCCGGCAACTCCGACATCCAGTCGGTGCAGGACCTCGAAGGCGCGACCATCAACACCGGCGACCTCGGCAGCGGCACGCAGGTCGACGCCCGACAGATTCTCGAAGCGGTCGGTATCCAGGACTACACCGAGCAGAACACCGACTTCTCGCAGGCCGCAGAGCAGATCCAGAACGGCGACGTCGACGCGGCGTTCGTCGTCGGCGGCTGGCCGGTCGGTGCCATCGAGGACCTCGCGAACAACAGCAACATCCGAATCGTCGAGATATCCGGCGACGCGCGCGAGCAGGTCAAAGAGGCCGGTTCGTACTTCGCCGACGACGAGATTCCCGCCGGCACGTACAGCGGCATCGACGAACCCGTCCAGACCGTCGCCGTGCAGGCGATGATCGCGACCAACGAGGAGCAGTCCGAGGAGGTCGTCCAGTCGGTCACCGAAGCCATCTTCGAGAACACCGACGAGATCAACATCAAACAGGAGTTCATCACCGTCGACACCGCACAGGACGGGATGTCCATCGACCTGCACCCCGGCGCGCAGGCGTACTTCGACTCCGCCGGCACCGGTGGCAGCGGCAACGAAACCAGCGGTAACGAAACCAGCGGTAACGAAACCAGCGGCAACGAGTCGAACTAA
- a CDS encoding putative glycolipid-binding domain-containing protein → MNDVLWEPDDGAGLEHLRYETGPLSADSVVLGVDEGGRFRIRYALDCDADGRVRSVSVESFDGEAGLELAADGEGRWTDGDGAPIPELDGCLDVDISATPFTNALPIRRLNLASGESATLSMVYVSVPAFEVSAVQQRYTCLDPVDADGGRFRYESLTSGFSAEIPVDSEGVVRDYPDLFRRTD, encoded by the coding sequence ATGAACGACGTGTTGTGGGAACCCGACGACGGCGCTGGACTCGAACATCTGCGGTACGAAACCGGGCCGCTGTCGGCCGACTCGGTCGTCCTCGGCGTCGACGAGGGAGGCCGCTTCCGGATTCGGTACGCGCTCGACTGCGACGCCGACGGACGCGTCCGCTCGGTGTCGGTCGAGTCGTTCGACGGTGAGGCGGGTCTCGAACTCGCCGCGGACGGCGAGGGTCGGTGGACCGACGGCGACGGCGCGCCGATTCCCGAACTCGACGGCTGTCTGGACGTGGACATCTCGGCGACGCCGTTTACGAACGCGCTTCCGATTCGCCGGCTGAACCTCGCTTCCGGCGAGTCGGCGACGCTCTCGATGGTGTACGTCTCGGTTCCGGCGTTCGAGGTTTCAGCGGTCCAGCAGCGGTACACCTGTCTGGACCCGGTCGACGCCGACGGCGGCCGTTTCCGCTACGAGAGCCTGACGAGCGGCTTTTCGGCCGAGATTCCGGTCGACTCCGAGGGGGTCGTCCGCGACTACCCGGACCTGTTCCGACGGACCGACTGA
- a CDS encoding DUF1850 domain-containing protein: MSDRSGRRSVGVALASLAVLALVLAGGAVATQPDRAVVVEDADTGERLLTAPVENDTTVTLAYNHSVEGSPVRDVYAVRGDELVMTRMEFASYGWGFPAQANVTRENGTFVHRPDDVRLTELYVSPGDVAGHRLRVGDETYDLVSRSNGDTVRIHVEHRSILQQMIP; this comes from the coding sequence ATGAGCGACCGCTCCGGTCGTCGGTCGGTCGGGGTCGCACTCGCGTCGCTGGCCGTGCTCGCACTCGTTCTCGCCGGCGGCGCGGTGGCGACGCAACCCGACCGCGCGGTCGTCGTCGAAGACGCGGACACCGGCGAACGGCTGCTCACCGCGCCGGTCGAAAACGACACGACGGTGACGCTCGCGTACAACCACAGCGTCGAGGGCAGTCCCGTCCGCGACGTGTACGCGGTCCGCGGCGACGAACTCGTGATGACGCGCATGGAGTTCGCGTCGTACGGCTGGGGCTTCCCGGCACAGGCGAACGTCACCCGCGAGAACGGAACGTTCGTCCACAGACCCGACGACGTCCGTCTCACGGAGCTGTACGTCTCGCCCGGTGACGTCGCCGGCCACCGGCTCCGCGTCGGCGACGAGACGTACGACCTCGTTTCGCGCTCGAACGGCGACACCGTACGGATTCACGTCGAACACCGCAGTATACTCCAACAGATGATACCATGA
- a CDS encoding NAD(P)/FAD-dependent oxidoreductase: MTERDETDGAYEAIVVGGGIVGASAAYHLAREGCETLLVDRRDEGRATDAGAGILSAATSSRGGDSTWFDFATTAVDYYGELVAALEAEQDGPHGYAKRGLLNVAFDAEEAEQYDEVLARIRERQAAGEPPAEGTVHELSSEEARERFPPLGESERAFYYDDAARVDGQTFEGALRRAGENHGLDTLEASVESLVVDGDEVTGVVVDETELAADAVVVAGGAWSNAFGAQLGVEIPVEPQRGQIVHLDLDADTEGWPIVSPYRHKYLVSWDDGRVAVGATRETGAGFEPKTTVEGLHDVFSEILRVAPGLADASLREARVGLRPLAKDGLPVLGEVPGVDGAFVATGHGPTGLQLGPYSGKLVADAVRGEDATGELEPFGVDRF; the protein is encoded by the coding sequence ATGACCGAACGAGACGAGACGGACGGGGCGTACGAGGCTATCGTCGTCGGCGGCGGCATCGTCGGCGCGTCCGCTGCCTACCATCTCGCCCGCGAGGGGTGCGAGACGCTGCTCGTCGACCGGCGCGACGAGGGGAGAGCGACCGACGCCGGCGCGGGCATCCTCTCGGCGGCGACGAGCAGTCGCGGCGGCGACAGCACGTGGTTCGACTTCGCGACGACGGCCGTCGACTACTACGGCGAACTCGTGGCGGCGCTGGAAGCGGAGCAGGACGGACCGCACGGCTACGCGAAACGGGGGCTGCTGAACGTCGCGTTCGACGCCGAGGAGGCCGAACAGTACGACGAGGTGCTCGCGCGCATCCGCGAGCGACAGGCCGCCGGCGAACCGCCCGCCGAGGGGACGGTTCACGAACTCAGCTCCGAGGAGGCCCGCGAGCGCTTCCCGCCGCTGGGCGAGTCGGAGCGAGCGTTCTACTACGACGACGCCGCCCGCGTCGACGGGCAGACGTTCGAGGGGGCGCTCCGCCGCGCGGGCGAGAACCACGGCCTCGATACGTTGGAGGCGAGCGTCGAGTCGCTCGTCGTCGACGGCGACGAGGTGACGGGTGTCGTCGTCGATGAGACGGAACTCGCCGCCGACGCCGTCGTCGTCGCGGGCGGGGCGTGGTCGAACGCCTTCGGCGCGCAGTTGGGCGTCGAGATACCGGTCGAACCGCAGCGCGGCCAGATCGTCCACCTGGACCTCGACGCCGACACCGAGGGCTGGCCTATCGTCAGCCCCTACCGCCACAAGTACCTCGTCTCGTGGGACGACGGCCGCGTCGCCGTCGGCGCGACCCGCGAGACGGGTGCGGGGTTCGAACCGAAGACGACCGTCGAGGGTCTGCACGACGTGTTCAGCGAGATTCTCCGCGTCGCACCGGGACTCGCGGACGCGTCGCTTCGGGAGGCCCGAGTGGGACTGCGACCGCTCGCCAAGGACGGACTGCCCGTTCTGGGCGAGGTGCCCGGCGTCGACGGCGCGTTCGTGGCGACGGGCCACGGACCGACCGGGCTCCAACTGGGGCCGTACAGCGGCAAACTCGTCGCCGACGCGGTCCGCGGCGAGGACGCGACCGGGGAACTCGAACCGTTCGGCGTCGACCGGTTCTGA
- the hisB gene encoding imidazoleglycerol-phosphate dehydratase HisB, translated as MSDRTAAVFRETAETTIDLTLDVDGTGEADVDTGIGFFDHMLTAFAKHGLFDLDVECDGDLHVDDHHTVEDVAIVLGEAFEDALGDKRGIVRYADRKVPLDEAVVGVVVDVSGRPHFDFEGEFSQDRIGDFSSDMARHFAYSLAMNAGLTLHVDVERGVNAHHEVEALFKALTRALDDATRIDERRADDTPSTKGEL; from the coding sequence ATGAGCGACCGCACGGCCGCCGTGTTCCGCGAGACGGCGGAGACCACCATCGACCTCACGCTCGACGTCGACGGCACCGGCGAGGCCGACGTCGACACCGGCATCGGCTTCTTCGACCACATGCTGACCGCGTTCGCCAAACACGGCCTCTTCGACCTCGACGTGGAGTGCGACGGCGACCTGCACGTCGACGACCACCACACCGTCGAGGACGTCGCCATCGTGCTCGGCGAGGCGTTCGAGGACGCCCTCGGCGACAAACGCGGCATCGTCCGCTACGCCGACCGGAAGGTGCCGCTGGACGAGGCCGTCGTCGGCGTCGTCGTCGACGTGAGCGGCCGGCCGCACTTCGACTTCGAGGGCGAGTTCTCGCAGGACCGGATCGGCGACTTTTCGAGCGACATGGCGCGGCACTTCGCGTACTCGCTGGCGATGAACGCCGGCCTGACGCTCCACGTCGACGTCGAGCGCGGCGTCAACGCCCACCACGAGGTCGAGGCGCTGTTCAAGGCGCTCACGCGGGCGCTCGACGACGCGACCCGCATCGACGAGCGCCGCGCCGACGACACGCCGAGCACGAAAGGCGAACTGTGA
- the hisA gene encoding 1-(5-phosphoribosyl)-5-[(5-phosphoribosylamino)methylideneamino]imidazole-4-carboxamide isomerase: MRQFPEFEVVPAVDVQDGEVVQLVQGERGTEKRYGDPVEAARRWVDEGAETLHLVDLDGAFEGQRENAAAIEAIVEATDVDVQVGGGIRTAADALSLLDGGVDRVILGTAAVENPDVVGEISDEYPDSVMVSLDAKDGEVVVSGWTEGTGLDPVEAAGRYEALGAGAVLFTDVDVEGRLEGVQADRVRRLADAVDIPVVASGGVATVDDVRALREAGAAAVVVGTALYEGQFTLREAMSA, from the coding sequence ATGAGACAGTTTCCCGAGTTCGAGGTCGTGCCGGCTGTCGACGTGCAGGACGGCGAGGTCGTCCAACTGGTCCAGGGCGAACGCGGCACGGAGAAGCGATACGGCGACCCCGTCGAGGCGGCCCGCCGATGGGTCGACGAGGGCGCGGAGACGCTTCACCTCGTGGACTTGGACGGCGCGTTCGAGGGGCAGCGCGAGAACGCCGCGGCCATCGAAGCCATCGTGGAAGCGACGGACGTCGACGTGCAGGTCGGCGGCGGCATCCGAACCGCGGCGGACGCGCTCTCGCTGCTGGACGGCGGCGTCGACCGGGTCATCCTCGGCACGGCGGCCGTCGAAAATCCCGACGTCGTCGGCGAGATAAGCGACGAGTATCCCGACTCGGTGATGGTGAGCCTCGACGCGAAAGACGGCGAAGTCGTCGTCTCGGGGTGGACCGAGGGGACCGGATTGGACCCGGTGGAGGCGGCGGGCCGCTACGAAGCGCTCGGCGCCGGAGCCGTCCTGTTCACCGACGTCGACGTCGAGGGGCGGTTAGAAGGCGTGCAGGCGGACCGAGTCCGCCGTCTCGCCGACGCGGTCGACATTCCGGTCGTCGCCAGCGGCGGCGTCGCCACCGTCGACGACGTGCGGGCGCTCCGCGAGGCGGGTGCGGCGGCCGTCGTCGTGGGGACGGCGCTGTACGAAGGACAGTTCACGCTCCGCGAGGCGATGTCGGCGTAA
- a CDS encoding IMPACT family protein: MTDAYRTVAGRASAQFEVRGSEFIGYVSPADGVDAAEAFVAEIEEKHPDATHNVPAYRVPAGPASASNPGDVMLREYQSDDGEPTGSSGKPALNVLVQQDIRNVVAVVTRYYGGTNLGVGGLARSYSRAVKEAVEAAGVVEELPHETFSAEVEYDDSGTVRGILESAGVEFDADYEESVRFEVRVPVDDADALRERLRNATSGRVELGG; this comes from the coding sequence ATGACCGACGCCTATCGCACCGTCGCCGGGCGGGCGAGCGCGCAGTTCGAGGTCCGCGGCTCGGAGTTCATCGGCTACGTCTCCCCCGCCGACGGCGTCGACGCCGCGGAGGCGTTCGTCGCCGAAATCGAGGAGAAACACCCGGACGCAACCCACAACGTTCCCGCCTACCGCGTCCCCGCGGGCCCCGCCTCGGCGTCGAACCCGGGTGACGTGATGCTCCGGGAGTACCAGAGCGACGACGGGGAACCGACCGGGTCGTCGGGGAAGCCGGCGCTGAACGTGCTCGTCCAGCAGGACATCAGAAACGTCGTCGCCGTCGTGACGCGCTACTACGGCGGGACGAACCTCGGCGTCGGCGGCCTCGCGCGGTCGTACTCCCGCGCCGTCAAGGAGGCCGTCGAGGCCGCGGGCGTCGTCGAGGAACTGCCGCACGAGACGTTCTCCGCGGAGGTCGAGTACGACGACTCGGGGACGGTCCGCGGTATCCTGGAGAGCGCGGGCGTCGAGTTCGACGCCGACTACGAGGAGTCGGTCCGATTCGAGGTCCGGGTGCCCGTCGACGACGCCGACGCCCTCAGGGAGCGACTGCGGAACGCCACGAGCGGACGGGTCGAACTCGGAGGGTGA
- a CDS encoding TRAP transporter permease, which produces MTVDDTPPEEEELSEEEKQELIDELERKRNLRGAAAVAVAFIGICFSAFQMWLAARGFIFELTLPVVGSVRLAALQQLQIRAIHVVFALVLAFMLYPATSSGGFFSRRLSRVVPGLERSYGADHPATRAATSVRSGVRWAIADPSRRRVTPVDLVLVFLSALTAAYMITDYEEIQTMRALGLGSGRTTGEMYPFLAPLVDAVAALGVPIDEVSYAFVLGAIGVLLVLEATRRTLGTLLMVIVSTFILYARYAGNIPQDLPYLGILSTPSASWDSVIQNLWYNTANGVFGVPVEVSVRYIYIFVLFGAFLEMSGAGQWFIDLAYSMTGSRKGGPAKASILSSGFMGTISGSSIANTVTTGAFTIPLMKRSGYRPEFAGGVEASASSGGQILPPVMGAAAFLIVEFVGVSYDTVIVAATIPAIVFFFGVWVMVHLEASREGIGGVDPSELVAVGSHLRSGWYYLAPIALLLVYLIGIRYSVSRSAWYTIVAIIALIALVATYNERTRVPLLGTIAALFAAEAVARLLTGAGIVGALTGAGTGGMAPRAALDAAAGQLGTIIVLVSAAFLVARPRLPSPLLEYDPAVDDSAEKTADALGRRSLADNNAYRFGTFVLKSMESGARTATVVVVAVAAAGVIPGVISVSGLGPNLVALIEAVSGGSLILLLVITAISSIILGMGMPTTVTYIILVALLGGAISELANIPLLAAHLFILYFGVIADITPPVAVAAYAASGVAKSDPFKTGVEAFTLSLNKAIVPFAFVFAPGILLIRGESTEQYHIINFADVADLGYFVPEVVVPIVGLFLGVFALGPTIIGYLYSPLGSAERSLFAVSSILLMAPQMLLDPLFTILSGAGMSVGVEILTLDLLLRAVGGVLLGALTLLNRRQMEGERAEPSSASPTTD; this is translated from the coding sequence ATGACCGTCGACGACACCCCACCGGAAGAAGAGGAACTCTCCGAGGAGGAGAAGCAGGAACTCATCGACGAACTGGAGCGAAAACGGAACCTCCGCGGCGCCGCCGCCGTCGCCGTCGCGTTCATCGGCATCTGTTTCTCGGCGTTTCAGATGTGGCTCGCCGCGCGCGGGTTCATCTTCGAGCTGACGCTGCCCGTCGTCGGCTCGGTGCGCCTCGCCGCGCTCCAACAGCTACAGATCCGCGCGATTCACGTCGTGTTCGCGCTCGTCCTCGCGTTCATGCTCTACCCGGCGACGTCGAGCGGCGGGTTCTTCTCCCGGCGACTCTCCCGGGTCGTCCCCGGACTCGAACGCAGCTACGGGGCCGACCATCCGGCGACGCGGGCGGCGACGAGCGTCCGCTCGGGCGTCCGCTGGGCCATCGCCGACCCGTCCCGGCGGCGGGTGACGCCCGTCGACCTCGTGCTCGTCTTCCTGTCGGCGCTGACGGCGGCGTACATGATCACCGACTACGAGGAGATCCAGACGATGCGCGCGCTCGGACTCGGCTCCGGGCGTACCACCGGCGAAATGTACCCCTTTCTCGCGCCGCTCGTCGACGCCGTCGCTGCGCTCGGCGTCCCGATAGACGAGGTCTCGTACGCCTTCGTTCTCGGCGCTATCGGCGTCCTGCTCGTGCTCGAAGCCACGCGGCGGACGCTCGGGACGCTGCTCATGGTCATCGTCTCGACGTTCATCCTCTACGCGCGGTACGCGGGCAACATCCCGCAGGACCTACCGTATCTCGGCATCCTCTCGACGCCCTCGGCGTCGTGGGACTCGGTGATTCAGAACCTCTGGTACAACACCGCCAACGGCGTCTTCGGCGTCCCCGTCGAGGTGAGCGTCCGCTACATCTACATCTTCGTCCTCTTCGGAGCGTTCCTGGAGATGAGCGGCGCGGGCCAGTGGTTCATCGACCTCGCGTACTCGATGACCGGGTCGCGCAAGGGCGGTCCCGCGAAGGCGAGCATCCTCTCCAGCGGGTTCATGGGGACCATCAGCGGCTCCTCAATCGCCAACACCGTCACGACGGGCGCGTTCACCATCCCGCTGATGAAGCGCTCGGGCTACCGACCGGAGTTCGCCGGCGGCGTCGAGGCTTCCGCCTCCTCCGGCGGGCAGATTCTCCCGCCCGTGATGGGCGCGGCGGCGTTCCTCATCGTCGAGTTCGTCGGCGTCTCCTACGACACCGTCATCGTCGCCGCGACGATACCCGCCATCGTCTTCTTCTTCGGCGTCTGGGTGATGGTCCACCTCGAAGCGTCGCGCGAGGGCATCGGCGGCGTCGACCCCTCCGAACTCGTCGCCGTCGGCAGCCACCTGCGGAGCGGCTGGTACTACCTCGCGCCCATCGCGCTGCTGCTCGTCTACCTCATCGGCATTCGCTACTCGGTGTCGCGGTCGGCGTGGTACACCATCGTCGCCATCATCGCGCTCATCGCGCTCGTCGCCACCTACAACGAACGGACGCGCGTCCCGCTTCTCGGGACCATCGCCGCGCTGTTCGCTGCCGAGGCGGTCGCGCGCCTGTTGACGGGCGCGGGCATCGTCGGCGCGCTGACCGGCGCGGGAACCGGCGGGATGGCGCCCCGCGCCGCGCTCGACGCCGCGGCCGGACAGCTCGGCACCATCATCGTGCTCGTCAGCGCGGCGTTCCTCGTCGCGCGACCGCGACTCCCGTCGCCGCTCCTGGAGTACGACCCCGCCGTCGACGACTCGGCGGAGAAGACGGCGGACGCGCTCGGCCGCCGCTCGCTCGCCGACAACAACGCCTACCGCTTCGGGACGTTCGTGCTCAAATCGATGGAGTCCGGTGCGAGAACCGCGACGGTCGTCGTCGTCGCCGTCGCCGCCGCGGGCGTCATCCCCGGCGTCATCAGCGTCTCCGGTCTCGGCCCGAACCTCGTCGCGCTCATCGAGGCCGTCTCCGGCGGGTCGCTCATCCTCCTCCTGGTCATCACGGCCATCTCCTCTATCATCCTCGGGATGGGGATGCCGACGACGGTGACGTACATCATCCTCGTCGCGCTGCTCGGCGGCGCCATCTCGGAACTGGCGAACATCCCGCTCTTGGCGGCGCACCTGTTCATCCTCTACTTCGGCGTCATCGCCGACATCACGCCGCCGGTCGCCGTCGCGGCCTACGCCGCCTCCGGCGTGGCGAAGTCCGACCCGTTCAAGACGGGTGTCGAGGCGTTCACGCTCTCTCTGAACAAGGCTATCGTCCCGTTCGCGTTCGTCTTCGCGCCGGGCATCCTGCTCATCCGCGGCGAGAGCACCGAGCAGTACCACATCATCAACTTCGCCGACGTCGCCGACCTCGGCTACTTCGTCCCGGAGGTGGTCGTCCCCATCGTCGGGCTGTTCCTCGGGGTGTTCGCGCTCGGTCCGACTATCATCGGCTATCTCTACTCGCCGCTCGGCAGCGCCGAGCGCTCGCTGTTCGCCGTCTCCTCGATTCTGCTCATGGCGCCGCAGATGCTCCTCGACCCGCTGTTCACGATTCTCTCGGGAGCCGGGATGAGCGTCGGCGTCGAGATACTGACGCTCGACCTGCTGCTTCGGGCGGTCGGCGGCGTGCTGTTGGGGGCGCTGACGCTTCTGAACCGGCGGCAGATGGAAGGCGAGCGCGCCGAACCGTCGTCGGCGTCGCCGACGACCGACTGA